Proteins from a genomic interval of candidate division KSB1 bacterium:
- a CDS encoding RnfABCDGE type electron transport complex subunit G: MKEILKLGALLMVVCAVAAAALAGIYSVTKPKIELQKQLELQEALSAAIPGAAPDAVFPVEKDGKILYYEGYRSADKRELVGYALIGQWPGYSSDVKTLVGVDTSGTIIGIKVLEQKETPGLGTRIEEIKYGEADAWFQRQFLGKAAETVAVDKDGGEIQSITGATITSRAVTKSIVSAFNELKRAKGAE; encoded by the coding sequence ATGAAAGAAATCCTCAAGCTCGGCGCATTGCTTATGGTCGTATGTGCGGTCGCGGCTGCAGCCTTGGCAGGCATCTATTCCGTTACCAAACCCAAGATCGAACTGCAGAAACAGCTTGAACTTCAGGAGGCGTTGAGCGCCGCCATTCCCGGCGCGGCGCCGGACGCCGTTTTTCCGGTCGAAAAAGACGGCAAGATTCTTTATTACGAAGGTTATCGTTCTGCCGATAAACGGGAGCTGGTCGGATATGCGCTCATCGGCCAATGGCCGGGTTATTCGAGCGACGTCAAGACGCTTGTCGGCGTCGATACGAGCGGCACCATCATCGGCATTAAGGTTTTAGAACAGAAGGAAACCCCGGGTCTGGGTACACGGATTGAAGAGATCAAATACGGCGAGGCCGATGCCTGGTTTCAGCGTCAATTCCTCGGCAAAGCAGCCGAAACCGTCGCCGTGGATAAAGACGGCGGCGAGATTCAAAGCATTACCGGTGCCACCATCACTTCACGAGCGGTGACCAAATCGATCGTATCGGCTTTTAACGAATTGAAAAGAGCCAAGGGCGCTGAATGA
- a CDS encoding RnfABCDGE type electron transport complex subunit D, translating into MDKKLQVTSSPHLNSGESVAKIMWSVVLALLPAAAGAVYFFGVRALWIIAIAVISAVVTEAILQKLLKKPIAVADGSAVVTGILLAFNVPVQTPLWIPAIGSFFAIAVGKMAFGGLGHNPMNPALLGRAFLLASWPTHMTIFDRSVPLGGTVSGIDVMTGATPLNVLKSCRAILAHPEAYTPEQKTAAAETLGKLYDSLDKLFIGRVGGCIGETSVLLLLAGAAFLMYRRYIGWKIPFSYIGTVALLTWMFGGAEGLFTGNPLFHVLSGGLILGAFFMATDMVTSPVTFAGRIYFGIGCGVITVIIRLIGGYPEGVSYSILLMNLVTPLLDRMTRPKVFGGRKER; encoded by the coding sequence ATGGACAAAAAGCTGCAGGTTACAAGCTCGCCGCATCTGAATTCCGGCGAATCGGTTGCCAAGATTATGTGGAGTGTGGTCCTCGCGCTGCTTCCTGCCGCGGCGGGCGCCGTCTATTTTTTCGGCGTGCGGGCGTTGTGGATCATAGCGATTGCGGTCATCTCGGCCGTCGTTACCGAGGCAATTTTGCAAAAGCTGTTGAAAAAGCCGATCGCCGTTGCGGACGGAAGCGCCGTCGTGACCGGCATCCTGTTGGCATTCAACGTGCCGGTACAGACGCCGCTTTGGATACCGGCGATCGGATCGTTTTTCGCCATCGCCGTCGGTAAGATGGCCTTTGGAGGTTTGGGCCATAATCCGATGAACCCGGCGCTCCTCGGCCGCGCCTTTCTCCTGGCCTCCTGGCCGACGCACATGACGATTTTCGACCGCTCGGTGCCGTTGGGCGGCACCGTTTCCGGCATCGATGTGATGACGGGAGCTACTCCACTGAATGTTCTGAAAAGCTGCCGCGCCATCCTGGCGCATCCGGAGGCCTACACTCCCGAGCAAAAGACTGCAGCGGCGGAAACGCTCGGAAAGCTGTATGATTCTCTCGATAAGCTGTTCATCGGTCGAGTCGGCGGCTGTATCGGTGAGACTTCGGTGTTGTTGCTGCTGGCAGGAGCGGCTTTTCTCATGTATCGCCGCTACATCGGCTGGAAAATTCCCTTCTCGTATATTGGAACGGTTGCGCTGCTCACCTGGATGTTCGGCGGTGCAGAGGGCCTCTTTACCGGCAATCCTCTTTTTCATGTTCTCTCCGGCGGATTGATTCTCGGCGCTTTTTTTATGGCCACGGACATGGTCACCTCGCCGGTCACCTTTGCCGGGCGCATCTATTTCGGCATCGGCTGCGGCGTCATTACGGTGATCATTCGTCTCATCGGCGGTTATCCGGAAGGCGTCTCCTATTCCATTTTATTGATGAACCTTGTCACTCCTCTTTTGGATCGAATGACGCGGCCCAAGGTTTTCGGCGGAAGGAAAGAGCGATGA